ATTTTCAGAGATCATcacacgatcttcctttagacgatgtttattcagATGTATGTTTTGTTCTCGagtgtttgaggaactcattgaactgactttcctggtaacatacacatggtgggtacgaaaaccaattggtttagacatacgaatgtcagttacacctttaagaatcaaatataaggtatgttgaagtttaaccaaggagtttttcttcaacttagcGGTTCCCTTTTGTTTCACCAAACTCTTTGTTTCACAGacgacatactttctgatcattagAATGATTGGATAGTACAGTCTTAAaaacatcgttagaagattttctcccttcatttgatgtgcaacctttttgattgatggtgacttcaggcacattcgttttaccagaaggggtttctgttttttcttctgagcatgaaccatcttttatgtcagaagtacttggtatattggatttctttgagcattcttgaatagagagtttactcaagcggtgttcaatttccaaggcatctcttctgagACTAGATTCAAGATACGTACACGATGACTGAACATCAGAGTTTCCTTTGGATTTGAAATCTCTTATTACACTAAgtagaacatcgacatgatgttttaactgattaaatctatcagcttggattctagcaaggtttagaatcaattgactctcctcagctgtttcccgttcaattGAAAGGTTATCGGAAGAACACATGTCGGTGTTAGTCTGTCTCATCAGCGTGGAAGGTTTATCTATGTACAAGATAGTAAAACCCTTAGTTTTAGaattagacgagatagaactcTTATTTCTGGtattgcgtttatcagagatagtactcttatccatagagtcagatcgctacaaacacagacttgtgaggtcttgatgTGCCGACTCTAATACCAATTgtaaaagcggggttctaacaataccacccaatatttcgcttagcaatctgtatggactaactccgaaacacttactagagaatcaactagacagtcagactcaatctagataaaagtatctcaaggagttaatatctctctcttgttttgattcactcaagctaatagaaatcagcgagtctataatcaaacacaaggaataacttggacggtaccaaagaccaatgtccaaggatccatcaatatcaatcaacaaccaaaggtcggatttccaattgattgattcaaacacacaacctgtattatttcaattatataaacaaatataatgcagaaatagaaataacacagacaccataattttgttaacgaggaaaccgcaaatgcagaaaaaccccgggacctagtccagattgaatacacactgtattaagccgctacaggcactagcctactccaagctaacttcggactggactatagttgaaccccaatcagtctcccactgatccaaggtacagttgtactccctacgcctctgatcccaacaggatactgcgcacttgattcccttagctgatatcacccacaactaagagttgctacggcccaaaatcgcaggctttaacaataaacaaatctgtctcacacagacaagtctatcaaaggatcaatttgtctcccacagaaaaaccctaaaagtttttgttccgtcttttgataataatcaaggtgatcaggaaccaattgataatcctgtcttatattcccgaagaacatcctagattaatcaatcacctcacaacaatattaatcgtatggtagcaaaacaagatgttgcagaatcacaaacaatgagacgaaggtgtttgtgattactttttatatcttgcctatcggagaaccctCACGATCTCcaaccaatcaatatgattgtactattacgatagaagatgcaagatcagatcacacaactacgataaaagtagtatctgtctggcttcacaatcccaatgaagtctttaagtcgttaacctggttttagaagaagaaaatctaaggttaaaggagaaacgactctagcacgcaaactagtatcacacgtaatgtGTGGgggttagttttgcacaatactagatgtctcctttatataacctttcaaatcaggattttgccttagttacaaagcaatcaatattcaccgttagatgaaaacctgatttagattcaagttaatatttctcaaccgttagatcgaaaacttagcttgtcatacacaaatgactatatgcttctaggtttgttaaccgcacccaaacgtgtacattgttggttcaacaataacctacccaaagaggttaaccatatgagcgtttcataccaaccatgtttttcttcaccataactagttcaattgactcaaataaaatagttaagagagttgtttaatttcaaggaaatattatgtaactacacaagacacaattgaagcaaagatgatttgattcactcgaatcagttcatgaactttaatagccacaatttgcaaatgcataccttagtcttttaagattaagttcataaatcatctttagatatataaccttctcaagttctcagactaggttcgcggacttaagacaccggatagagtttacaaactctagcagaatttctcgggttcgagaactatgccggttcgcggactgggttcacggacttggctcacacaagtagtttgtcaactccagcagaaattctcgggtttgagaacttcggcaatttgcggactgagttcgtggtcttggcacttgccatacttccggttctcttgatcaacaaagttcgaaaacctcggttcaaggaatccattggttatgtaatctaaactctcattccaatcattgaaacattcttagaggacgttatatagttgttacactatttctcgtcaaagcaattttcaaagtgatcgaaacattcatgactttcgtcactaggtatagataaacttggtcgaagcgaaaagcttaccaacacatatttcgagatatagatatgcgaggtatactcagctcgaaataccaaatgtgtataatctagtctatatatatagcatacgaattttgtctgaaagagtaggagatagaataaatagatttttgagtgacagataagttcaagtctccacatacctttttgtcgagaagttccaccggttccttgagtagatcttcaacttgtatgatgaatcgccatgaagtccttgagctcaactacacttactatcctagtccgagacttagctataagagactagaaatcaagactcatagtgttgatcactaacattgacaaacatgcttgagatagcaacgcatgcgagtttcaccgagcagtgttctaacacttCATACTCTTGAGTGCGCATTCTATTTCAGCTACATCTGGGATCTTCACAAGGGCCATATTATCTTCATATTTTATGCAGGTTGGGAGAATATTGAGAATATCTTCGTCCCTGGTAGTTTCAAAAGTAGTCATGATGTTTGTAAAGTGATTGATGAGGAGTTTTTCCAGATTTTGCCTTCCACTGCACCATGTGCCATTTGGTTTTTGCAGAGATTCAATTCTGTTGCGCGCCCTTCTCTTGTTAGcttgaagatgaaaatattttgtattcTGATCCACCTCAGTGAACATGGAGTCTCTGGATTTTTGTTTGTAAAATTCTTCCTCTCTGATGTGCCACTCATTTATTTCTTTCTCGACTTCCAAGATCTTAGCAGTATTATCCGTTGCAGCATTTGGTTGTTGAAGTAGCAGGAGCTGTTGTTGTAAGTTATTCAGTTGTTGTTGGATATTGCCAAAAGAATTTCTGTTCCATATGGACATAATTCTTCTTGTTTCTCCAAGTTTTTTATCCAAAGAATAAGCTGCAGATCCACTGTAATGCTTGGCCCAAGCATCTTTAATTGTTGTGTTACAAGAAATATCACGTAACCAACACTCAAAAATTTTCCAGTTTTTAGTACTAATTTTATCAGTTGGTGACATATCAAGAAATATGGGACAGTGTCGGATCCTAGAAACGGAAGGTGTTTAAGACAAGCACTAGGAAAATTAATGAGCCATTCAGAATTAATGAAGGCTCTATCTAACCTAGTTTCAATCTTACCAGTACCATGTTTATTACTGGTCCAGGTATAGGGATTACCATGAAACCCTAAGTCAGTAAGACCTATATCATGAACTACCTGAGCTATGGGAGAAACCTTAAAAGCAGTACTACTACCACTTAGTCTGTCATCACTATGAAGAGTTATGTTTAAGTCGCCTAACAAAACCCAGGGTGCAAAGATATTACAAGTTTCACAGACTTTTTCAATAAAACTCCATTGAGCAGCTTTTTCTTGAGGGTAAGGAGACCCATAAACACAGGAAAGAAGCCATTTTGGCTTAGCAAGGTCGCTGCAAACAAGACAATGAAACATGTTTTTGTCTTGATATATAATATCAAATTGAaacccatctttccaaagaagacAGATGCCTCTAGCTCTGCCCACAGACGGAACAAAGCAATTATTAGGGAAGTTCAAAGGcattatgaagtttagaattttGTCTGAGTTGACTTTAGTTTCTTGTAGGAAAATTATGTCTGGGTTGAGCATTTTGTTTAAATATATTAGGTAATTCCTAGTTTCTTTACCTCCAAAACCATTACAGTTCcaagaaataattttcattttatcTACAAAAAACGACAGAGCTAAGATGATGGTTCTATAACTACTGTTAAAGAAATAAGACTGAAAGCAATTAAGGGAAGATGCAAAAGGATGATAAATGGTGTATACCTGAGCAGGAGCTCCATGATTTTCAGTTGTGGGGTTTGATGCTGCATTTGAAATATCAGCCTCCATCATCTCAGCATTGTGATTTTCCAAAGTAGTAGAGATATGATTTCCTCTAGAGCTAGGGGGAGTGACATGCAGATTGTGAGGGTTCATGGAGGGTGGATGGTTCATGGTAGAATTTCTCATCCTCTTATTCTGCCTAGAATTTTCTGCTTCTGCTGCCATCTCTTGTGCAAAAGAATTGTCCATGcttctttcatcttcattttcttcataaaCATCAGCTTCTTCATTCATGTATGCTTCACATTCCTCAGTGGATAAGATGTCTAAGTGCAGTAAATAATTGGTTTGCATGCATTTAATGTCAACATGATCTATGACCCAGCACTTGTCGCAGATGTTGCTTAGCTGTAAACTCCAGTGGTATCTAACCCAGGCTTCACCACCGTCAATGGTTTTCCACCATCCACCTCTGTGTAAAGGTTTTTTGAGATCTATCTCTATCCTTGTTGTTACTGTGTTTCCATACTTGGGTATACAGTTTGGAGGGCTGGTTAAAATTTTCTTTCCCATAAACTCCAGTGCTTTATCAATGATTGCAACATTCATGTGCTCCAACTTTAGATGTTTGAATTGAATAGTAAAGATCTGGTGTGTAAACTCATAATCATGCAGAGGTATATGAGAGAAATATTTTTGGACTACAAACAATGCTCCTCCAACTATCCATGGACCATTTTGAATGACCTCGTTTTGTTCTTCTTCATTATTGAGCCTCACCAACATTAGATTGTGACCCAGAACACAGATCTCCTTCCCTCTGTATTGTCTCCATAAAGAGTTCACTGCAGCTCTTATAGTTTTCATCTTGATTTTTTCCTTTGCAACAAGTTTTCCAAGTATACCAAATGTCCATTCCTCCGCTGCAGCATTGATGTTCTGATATGATCCAACCACACGCCTTGCAGCTGGAGGTAATTTAATGGCTGAACTTCTAAGTTGTCGAGAGAGAAAGTTAATACGGTTCTCGTTTGAAGAAGACAtcttagggttttttggaaagtATTTGAAATGGTATAGGTTTTTGGTTGAAGAGAATGACTGC
This is a stretch of genomic DNA from Papaver somniferum cultivar HN1 chromosome 1, ASM357369v1, whole genome shotgun sequence. It encodes these proteins:
- the LOC113359485 gene encoding uncharacterized protein LOC113359485, encoding MSSSNENRINFLSRQLRSSAIKLPPAARRVVGSYQNINAAAEEWTFGILGKLVAKEKIKMKTIRAAVNSLWRQYRGKEICVLGHNLMLVRLNNEEEQNEVIQNGPWIVGGALFVVQKYFSHIPLHDYEFTHQIFTIQFKHLKLEHMNVAIIDKALEFMGKKILTSPPNCIPKYGNTVTTRIEIDLKKPLHRGGWWKTIDGGEAWVRYHWSLQLSNICDKCWVIDHVDIKCMQTNYLLHLDILSTEECEAYMNEEADVYEENEDERSMDNSFAQEMAAEAENSRQNKRMRNSTMNHPPSMNPHNLHVTPPSSRGNHISTTLENHNAEMMEADISNAASNPTTENHGAPAQVYTIYHPFASSLNCFQSYFFNSSYRTIILALSFFVDKMKIISWNCNGFGGKETRNYLIYLNKMLNPDIIFLQETKVNSDKILNFIMPLNFPNNCFVPSVGRARGICLLWKDGFQFDIIYQDKNMFHCLVCSDLAKPKWLLSCVYGSPYPQEKAAQWSFIEKVCETCNIFAPWVLLGDLNITLHSDDRLSGSSTAFKVSPIAQVVHDIGLTDLGFHGNPYTWTSNKHGTGKIETRIRHCPIFLDMSPTDKISTKNWKIFECWLRDISCNTTIKDAWAKHYSGSAAYSLDKKLGETRRIMSIWNRNSFGNIQQQLNNLQQQLLLLQQPNAATDNTAKILEVEKEINEWHIREEEFYKQKSRDSMFTEVDQNTKYFHLQANKRRARNRIESLQKPNGTWCSGRQNLEKLLINHFTNIMTTFETTRDEDILNILPTCIKYEDNMALVKIPDVAEIECALKSMKC